The Panulirus ornatus isolate Po-2019 chromosome 19, ASM3632096v1, whole genome shotgun sequence genome includes the window CTTGCATATATGGCCCAAGACGGGTTTGATCACTGATTCATGAATAGATTCATAAACTCTCGAACCATTTCTATTTCGAATACTTGAATTATTATTTCAAGAACAATTGTGCTGTTGTCACGCGAGGTCTATTGAACTCATGCCCGAGAAGTTTTGAACCACCGTTACGTAAATCACTGAGCACCTATGCAGCAAACTGATGGTATAGATGGCATAAGTAGAACATATTATAATATGATTCTGTTTTTCTTTATCGGACCCTCAACTGATGTATGTCTTCCCTCACTAGCCACTATCTTTGTCTATTCTTTTCACAGATTCCCTCCCCAGCAGGCACTGATGCTAGCGACTTCCCTGAAAACATCATGCGCTCTTGGCTCCGATGCTGATGCTAGCGACTCTCTGCTGACTGTTTTTACCCCTTCGCCAGGCACTGCTACTGTCGATCATCTGCTGCGGGTCCCTGCAGGTGTTGACAGCTGAGGAGCTACACAAGGTGAGCTCAGACGGCGTGGTGTACGCGGCAGCGCCCCAGGAGCGAGGGGCGTACTCCGTGGGAGGCGCGGGCGGCCATTACAACTATGGCTACAACACAGGCGATGGCATCGCTAAGGTGGAGCTGGGACAACCTGATGGCTCCGTCGTCGGGTCCTACCGCTACTTTGACCCCAACGGCAAACAGGTAAGGTTGTGGCTAAATGCTCGGCGGGAACGGCTGAGGAATTCATAAGTTAAGATATATAGAAAGTTGCCCGTTATGTTCCATAACTGTGCGCAATATATTGGTTCTTTTGTTGTCTGATGCAAATATCAATTTAGCCACACTGGAGACAAAATGTATTGTACAGCTAAATCGGACTCATTTTATATACGTTAATGCAAAAGTTATTTCACAGTTAACAATCAGGCATAAAGCATTCCTACCTAATATTTACCCATGGGTCACTGCGCGAATCCATCCAACTctaccactcatttttttttgtttacttgtACAAAAACTTGTGTTTCGAAGCCTTGTAATAGCGCCAGGACAAATGGTCTTTAAAGCAAGTTTCTTGCACACTTaatgcttgaatttttttttccgcATTCACCGCAGCTTTCAGCAAAGTCTTGATCCTTTCCCCTTACATGACTGTATGCTTTCAACTTCAGCTTTTCCACTACCATCCTTTCTAAACCTTACTCCCAAGTATTTAAAGTCACCTATCATCTATTCACTTTCCAAACTGATCTAGCAGTCTGATCTCCTCTCCCTTTCAGAAACTTGTGTTTTAATTGCATTTGCATTCACTTTCAGTATCCTTCTCCTACATACATGATCAAACTGGTTCACCactatccatctcctcctctgaTGTAGCTAACAGATCAGCATCCAAATTATACAAACAACTGTGGAAGCTTTCAATCTACTTCTCTGTGGTTAATTGCACATCAAAATCATCCAACCTCACGATCATCACCTACAGTGCCCGAACTCCCTCAAAATATCTAATAGTGAATGACATcatgttttctcttttttacagTGACGCGTTTCTCGTTCACCCACACATCTTTCGTCACCTTCAGACAAGTTCTTTACCTTATATCTATCATAAGGGCATGTGTCTAACTGATAATTTCCAAGAGATGAAGATAATTATGATATACCTGTATTGTTGAGATATATATCAGGTTCGGaattcaaagaaaatgtaaacagTTCGTCtataattccattttttttcaagttttattTTTCTGATTATTACAGACAATGTGTAGCAACTTTGTCTATGTTGCCCCAGTCAGGTCACTCTGTTAAAAGTAGAGAATTCCAGGCAGAACTTGCCAGTAGGCTGTTAATGACACACAGCAGTACCTGATCATTAATATTCCCAAGTGTTTTGATTATTGACATTAGTCTCTTTAATAAAGTGTTTAACttcaagataacatcaagatagACTGCAATCAAGTACTTCTCGAGGTAACCATGTCAATAAATTCAAATGGACGTTATTGATAACGTCTCGGTGTATTTCTAAAGAGTAACCTTCAGTGAGTTTATCTCCCATCTTCGCCAGGTTCTGCGCTCATACATCGCAGATGAGAAGGGCTTCCGAGTCATGGGTAATGACCTCCCCATCAGTCCTGACACCCCGGCCTCTCAGATCCCGGGATCTCCAGCCTTCACCGCCGCTGTGGAGGGCACGGACAAGTTCGCCATTCCACCGCCTCTGAGCTTCCAGTCATCATCAGAGACACAGACTTCCAGCACACAGTTAGAACAACAAGTCGCATCGAACCAGCTTCAGGTAGAGCAACAAGTCCCATCCAGCCAACTGCAGGGAGAGCAACAACAGGCGTCGTCGAGCCAGCTGCAGTTGCAACAACAGCTGCAGAGTCAACAGGAGGAATACCAGCGACATttgcagcagctggaggaacagcgtAGACAACTGCAGATCCAACAGGAGAAGCTTCAGGCATTGCAGAGGGAACTAGAGGCACAGCAGTTAAAGATCCAACAGCAGTTTCAGGTGCTCCAACCTCAACCGCAGCAGTACCGCCCTGTGCAGCAGTTCCAAACGCCTGCTCAGCCTCAAGCACATGAGCCGCAGTACTTACAATTACAGAACCAACTGACAGGAGGCCTAACATCTCCATATTATTACTTCCAGCACGACCTGAACTACGACTTTCCAGCTGGTTTCGCTTACACAGGGTTGCCAACCCTCAGGTCTCCGGCGCCCAGCAGACCACAGCAGCCTGGGACATCGTACATCATCGGCCAAGCCCGCTAGAACCACCGACTGGAAGCTATTGTTGGTCTGTGGATGCCAGAACACTCCACCGCTTGTATAATCTAAAACGTATCGAAACTAAACTACTTGCGATGCAAAGGATAATTCTGTTTTTTCTCATAACATTAATTCGTTCAACTGTGTGTTCGTCTAGGCTGGTATGGCGTGGCTCCCAGAACGATGGGAACCTGGGTCATCGTCTTGGTGAAGGAGtcggggtctggtggtggtgggtgtggctggtggcgTTCTATGTTCTGTTACTTGCGTCTCTTCTCAGGACATCTCTATATCCAGTTATGGACCAACATGATGCGTAGGTCAGTCACCGAGTGTATTCTTTCTCCATCTCCTGCCCCCTACTCTGGGGACCAGGTATGATGCATGAGGCAATCACTGGTGTTTTTCCTGTGCAATTTCAACCAGGAAATACACGGGGCAGTCACTGGTGTTTCCCTCGTGTACTGTGAACCAGTAAATACACGGGGCAGTCACTGGCGTTTCCTCCGCGTGATGCGAACTGGTAAATACATGAGGCAGTCACTGGCGTTTCCTCCGTGTGCTGCGAACCGGGAAATACATGGGGCAGTCACTGGTGTTTCCCTCGTGTACTGTGAACCAGTAAATACATGGGACAGTCACTGGTGTTTCTCCCGTGTACTGTGAACCAGTAAATACATGGGGCAATCACTGGTGTTTCCTCCGTGTTAATCTGTGTTTCATCCAGAGACCACTGTTGTCAGTGTGTTGTCAGTGTTGTAGTCAAATAGCCATTCTATTAATCATACGTGTAATATAATTTCGACTTTTTCGCTGTACATTATGAATACATTTACAGACGAATAGTTTGTTTTCTTATCTGCAAAATATTGCAATAGTCACACGCACGCGAGGTGCTCTTTAGGGTAGAGATGTGACCTGTGATAAACAGCAACTCAAGTAGCCGAAATAAGCTGTTACCTGCTGCTCTGTGTTTGTATAAAGTCTAGAATCTAAGTGACTGAGTGATGATGTATTCAAAGTCTGCAATGGGAGGAGTTATTTTGTAAATCATTGTGATGCTGTAACTCAAAAACGAAGTAACGGTATGTAATGACCCAGCGGTAAGTTGAGAAAAATGCATCAGGTGGTTATtgtaagtagtgtgtgtgtgtgtgtgtgtgtgtgtgcgttccaaAGAC containing:
- the LOC139755417 gene encoding uncharacterized protein, with protein sequence MSTKALLLSIICCGSLQVLTAEELHKVSSDGVVYAAAPQERGAYSVGGAGGHYNYGYNTGDGIAKVELGQPDGSVVGSYRYFDPNGKQVLRSYIADEKGFRVMGNDLPISPDTPASQIPGSPAFTAAVEGTDKFAIPPPLSFQSSSETQTSSTQLEQQVASNQLQVEQQVPSSQLQGEQQQASSSQLQLQQQLQSQQEEYQRHLQQLEEQRRQLQIQQEKLQALQRELEAQQLKIQQQFQVLQPQPQQYRPVQQFQTPAQPQAHEPQYLQLQNQLTGGLTSPYYYFQHDLNYDFPAGFAYTGLPTLRSPAPSRPQQPGTSYIIGQAR